The Podarcis raffonei isolate rPodRaf1 chromosome 2, rPodRaf1.pri, whole genome shotgun sequence genome window below encodes:
- the THOC7 gene encoding THO complex subunit 7 homolog isoform X2 produces the protein MGAVTDDEVIRKRLLIDGDGAGDDRRINLLVKSFIKWCNSGSHEEGYTQYQRMLSTLSQCEFSMGKTLLVYDMNLREMENYEKIYKDIENNIAAAHEKIAECKKQILQAKRIRKNRQEYDALAKVIQHHPDRHETLKQLEALGKELQHLSHIKENVEDKLELRRKQFHVLLSTIHELQQTLENDEKLSEAEDASDTPMVSADKQ, from the exons ATGGGCGCCGTCACCGATG ATGAAGTTATTCGCAAACGACTATTGATTGACGGAGATGGTGCTGGCGACGACAGACGAATTAATTTGTTGGTGAAGAGTTTCATCAAGTGGTGCAACTCCGGATCTCATGAAGAAGG CTACACCCAGTACCAACGCATGCTGAGCACTCTGTCACAGTGTGAATTTTCGATGGGGAAAACCTTGCTTGTGTATGATATGAACCTCAGAGAAATGGAGAACTACGAAAAAATCTACAAAGATATAG AAAATAACATAGCTGCAGCACATGAGAAAATTGCAGAGTGCAAAAAGCAGATTCTTCAGGCAAAAAGAATACGAAAAAATCGCCAAG AATATGATGCTTTGGCTAAAGTAATACAGCATCATCCAGATAGGCATGAAACACTCAA GCAGTTAGAAGCTCTGGGGAAAGAACTTCAGCATCTCTCCCATATCAAAGAAAATGTAGAAGACAAA ctGGAGTTGAGACGAAAGCAGTTCCATGTACTTCTGAGCACCATCCATGAACTTCAGCAAACACTGGAAA ATGATGAGAAGCTTTCAGAAGCAGAAGATGCCTCAGATACACCAATGGTATCTGCAGATAAACAATAG
- the THOC7 gene encoding THO complex subunit 7 homolog isoform X1 translates to MPPPPGREALDEVIRKRLLIDGDGAGDDRRINLLVKSFIKWCNSGSHEEGYTQYQRMLSTLSQCEFSMGKTLLVYDMNLREMENYEKIYKDIENNIAAAHEKIAECKKQILQAKRIRKNRQEYDALAKVIQHHPDRHETLKQLEALGKELQHLSHIKENVEDKLELRRKQFHVLLSTIHELQQTLENDEKLSEAEDASDTPMVSADKQ, encoded by the exons atgcccccacccccagggcgGGAAGCCCTTG ATGAAGTTATTCGCAAACGACTATTGATTGACGGAGATGGTGCTGGCGACGACAGACGAATTAATTTGTTGGTGAAGAGTTTCATCAAGTGGTGCAACTCCGGATCTCATGAAGAAGG CTACACCCAGTACCAACGCATGCTGAGCACTCTGTCACAGTGTGAATTTTCGATGGGGAAAACCTTGCTTGTGTATGATATGAACCTCAGAGAAATGGAGAACTACGAAAAAATCTACAAAGATATAG AAAATAACATAGCTGCAGCACATGAGAAAATTGCAGAGTGCAAAAAGCAGATTCTTCAGGCAAAAAGAATACGAAAAAATCGCCAAG AATATGATGCTTTGGCTAAAGTAATACAGCATCATCCAGATAGGCATGAAACACTCAA GCAGTTAGAAGCTCTGGGGAAAGAACTTCAGCATCTCTCCCATATCAAAGAAAATGTAGAAGACAAA ctGGAGTTGAGACGAAAGCAGTTCCATGTACTTCTGAGCACCATCCATGAACTTCAGCAAACACTGGAAA ATGATGAGAAGCTTTCAGAAGCAGAAGATGCCTCAGATACACCAATGGTATCTGCAGATAAACAATAG
- the C2H3orf49 gene encoding putative uncharacterized protein C3orf49 homolog: MRHNPRCFPGPLRSCMRRPPSEKMPDAQGKAIQVKGKETKRWQRVMPIHLVREEDRRMPQGQPSDNSETLEFHVGKKKSLMKQFRATMRKLFPFYQRARKKAKLHGEDGSPKPGVSKTTSVPPKYHAFPRAIRALPSPKVFPALKRKKFLRNASIQLDVNIVEEHAQSMHRTNTVVQARRMMRRISVVSLQPGIRKVSYLPKKKNFSVFKKKKKSMPPVWYHSDITLGKLQMQVDNLLDNISEKSIQLLALRSAELQQCESLGDRILQSSKQFQRVSLRTTKKHKRKNTCFPCKCCC; the protein is encoded by the exons ATGCGCCACAACCCAAGGTGCTTTCCTGGTCCTCTTCGGAGCTGCATGCGAAGACCTCCTAGTGAAAAGATGCCTGATGCTCAGGGAAAAGCCATCCAAGTGAAAGGGAAAGAGACCAAGAG atgGCAAAGAGTCATGCCTATTCATTTGGTGAGAGAGGAGGATAGGCGGATGCCTCAAGGACAGCCGTCTGACAACTCTGAAACTCTTGAGTTCCACGTGGGCAAGAAAAAGAGCCTTATGAAACAGTTTAGGGCAACAATGAGGAAGTTATTCCCTTTCTATCAAAGGGCAAGGAAGAAGGCCAAGCTCCATGGTGAAGATGGCTCTCCCAAACCAGGGGTGTCTAAGACGACTTCTGTTCCCCCTAAGTATCATGCCTTTCCAAGGGCTATTCGGGCCTTACCTTCTCCCAAAGTATTTCCAGCACTGAAAAGGAAGAAGTTTTTACGGAACG CATCAATTCAGCTGGATGTAAACATTGTGGAAGAACATGCACAAAGCATGCACAGGACAAACACGGTTGTGCAAGCAAGACGGATGATGCGCCGCATCTCAGTGGTGTCTCTGCAACCTGGGATCCGAAAG gttTCCTatttgccaaaaaagaaaaatttctcagtgttcaaaaagaagaagaaaagtatgCCACCAGTATGGTACCATTCAGACATAACACTAGGGAAGCTTCAAATGCAG GTGGATAATCTCTTGGATAACATCAGTGAAAAATCCATCCAGCTATTGGCTCTGAGAAGTGCAGAGCTGCAGCAGTGCGAGTCTTTGGGAGACAGGATACTGCAGTCCTCTAAGCAGTTCCAAAGGGTTTCCTTAAGAACCACAAAGAAGCATAAACGGAAAAACACGTGCTTTCCGTGTAAATGCTGTTGCTaa